In the genome of Candidatus Polarisedimenticolia bacterium, the window CGGCGACCTCGGCGACATACCCGTTCGCCTGCTTCAGCTCGGCCTCGGACGTGTCGAGCTCGGTCTGGGAGTTGATCCCTTCCTTGCGCAGGCCGCGGATCCGGTCGAGGTTCAGGCGGGCCAGCTCGAGCCGGGCCTCCGCCGCGGCGAGCTGCGCCTTCTCCTGGCTCGTGTCGAGCTCCACGAGGACGGTGCCGGCGGCGACGCGGTCCCCCGACTCGAAGGCGATCCGCCGGACCACGCCGGGGAGATCGGCGCTGACGGTCACTCCATTGATGGCCGCCACCGTGCCGATGGCGCCGAGAGACCCCTGCCATTCCTCCTGCTTGACGACGATCGTGGTGACCGCCTCGGGGGGCGGCCGGTATCCAGCGGCCCCGGCCCCGGCGCCACGCGGCCGGAACTTCACCCATCCGACGATCCCGACGAACACCGCCACGGCCAGGAGCATGAGGACCATCCGCTTCGCCATCAGAACAAGCCTCCGTCTGCATCGACCGGGAGCCCCTCCAGGGGCCGACCGGTCGCTCATTCGACCCGGCAGGGTGTTTGCGCCGAGTATTGTACAACCTGCGAGCATCGGCCGCGGAGAGGGTCTGTGACCCTCCACCGCGGTCGTTGAAGGTACGCCCAAACGCCGCTCCCGGTTGCATCCCGTTCGGCGGGGGGGCGGATCGGCCCGTTGAATCGGCGTTCCGGGGGGTGAACGGCTCCGCCGCCGGTCTCTTGACGACGAAGGTCTCCCCGCGTGCGCAGTAAAAAGGGCGGGACGATTGTCCCGCCCTGATCTCGTGCTGACTGACGGTCCGCCGGCGCGTCCCGGACGACCGCCGCCCTTCGCTTCGCTTATCCGCCCGTGCTCTCCAGGAACGCCCGCAGGCGCTGGCTGCGCGAGGGGTGGCGGAGCTTGCGCAGCGCCTTGCTCTCGATCTGGCGGATGCGCTCGCGCGTCACGGCGAAGGACTGGCCGACCTCTTCCAGGGTGTGTTCGCTACCGTCGCCTACGCCGAAGCGCATCTTGAGGACCATCTCCTCGCGGGGAGAGAGGGTCTTCAGGACCTTCTGCGTCTGCTCTTTCAAGTTGAGCTGAATGACCGCGTCGACCGGCGACGTCACCGCGCGGTCCTCGATGAAATCCCCGAGGTGGGAGTCTTCTTCCTCGCCTATGGGGGTCTCGAGGGAGATCGGCTCCTGGGCGATCTTCAGGACCTTGCGCACCTTGGCCACGGGGATCCCCATCTTCTTGGCGATCTCCTCGGGGGTCGGCTCGCGGCCGATCTCCTGCACCAGGGCGCGCGACGTCCGCACCAGCTTGTTGATCGTCTCGATCATGTGGACGGGGATGCGGATCGTCCGCGCCTGGTCCGCGATGGCGCGGGTGATCGCCTGGCGGATCCACCAGGTGGCGTAGGTCGAGAACTTGTAGCCGCGCTTGTACTCGAACTTGTCGACCGCCTTCATGAGCCCGATGTTCCCCTCCTGGATCAGGTCGAGGAACTGCAGGCCGCGGTTGGTGTACTTCTTGGCGATCGACACCACGAGGCGGAGGTTCGCCTCGACCAGCTCGCTCTTGGCGCGGGCCGCCATCGCCTCGCCGAGGCGGATCCCCTCGGCGGTCATCTTGATCTCGTCGGGGGTGGAATCCATCTCGCGGGCGATGCGGGAGATCTCCTCCTCGGCCGCGCGCACCTTCTCGCGCAGATCGCGGCGCCCCTTCGGGTCGCGGGTCAGCTTCAGCCGCCGGTGGTACGAGCGGATGTCGTCCTCCAGGTCCTTCAGCTTGCCGGCCGTCTCCTTCGACTTCCGGGACAGGTCCTTCACCTTGCCGGTCGTCATCCCCATGTCGCGGATGACGAGCCCGAGCTGCACGCGCACGCGCGCGAAGTCGTGCAGGATCTCGCGGTACCGGCGCGAGCCCTCGGTCAGCCGGGCCAGGTGCTTCTGGAGGTCTTCGATCTTCCGGCTCAGGCGCTGGATGCGCGCCATGGCGTCCAGGAGCTTCCTGCGCTTGCGCTCGGCGGCTCCCTCTTCGTCGTCGTCGGCGACCGTGATCAGGTCCTCGACGCGGATCTCCTTGTTGCGGATGCGGTTGCCGAACGCGAGAAGCTGGGCGATGGCGTACTTGCTGCGCGACAGGGCCTTGACCACGTTCTTCTCGCCGCGCTCGATGCGACGGGCGATCTCGACCTCCCCCTCCCGGGTGAGCAGGGGGACGGTCCCCATCTCGCGCAGGTACATGCGGACGGGATCGTTGGTCTTCTCGAGCGCCCCGGGAGACAGGTCGATCTTGGCCTCCTCGACCTCCTCCTTCTCGGCGGCGGCCGCCTTCTCCTCGAGCTTGGCCTTGTACTTCTCCTCCGAGTCGACCATCTCGATGCCGAGAGAGTCGAACAGCAGGAACATGTCGTCGAGGTCCTCGGGAGAATGCACCTCCTCGGGCAGCACGTCGTTGACCTCGTCGTAGAGGAGGTACCCCCTCTCCCGGCCGAGGTTGATCAGTTGCCGTACCTCTTCGTACTTCTCTTCGATACCCAAGGGAGTTCTCCTTAAGACTACGGCGATGCCTGACGCAGCGCTTCGATTCTTCGCTTCAATTCGACCTTGCGACGGAGAAGATCGTCCACGTCCGCCGCCTTCCCCCCCGACTCGAGCCGTTTCTGGATGTCGCCCATCTGCCGCTCCAGCCGCGCCGCCCGCAGGGCCATCACGCACCCGCGTCCCTCGTCCAGGGTCGCGGGGGGATGAGGCAACGCCGCGGCCCTGGTGATGATGTCCCGGGCCTCGTCGCTGACCAGCGACGCCACCCGAGGATATGTCACGTCCTCATTTTTGACCACCAGATCGCGGATGACCTTCACCACCTCCGCGATCCGGCTGATTTCCAGGTCTCCGTCTTCAATCTCCGCGAGGAGCGCGCTCCTCACGTCGTGGGCGTCCATCAGGGCCCGCAGCAGGCGCGACTCCGACTCGCTCACGATCCACGATCCGCGGGCCGCCTGAAGCGGCCCGGCCGGCAGGCTCTTGCGGCGCCCGCGCACCGCCTCCTTCAGCTCCTGCAGGACCAGCCGGTCCTCGATCCCCAGGACGCTGCCTATCATCTCCACGTGCCCGGCCCGGCTGACCGGATTGTCCAGGCGCGCCAGGAACGGCAGGACCTCGTTCAGCGCCGCCACCTTTCCCCGCGTCCCCGACAGGTCCTGTCGCGTCGCGACGTCCCGTGTCAGGAACTCGATGTACGACACCGCCGCCCCGAGCCGCTCCCGGTACCTCTCCGCCCCCTGCTCCCTGACGAACAGGTCCGGATCCTTCTTCGCGGGGAGCGACACCACGCTCACCTCGAAGCCGCTCTCGAGAAGGACCTCGAGGGAGCGCCTTGTCGCCGCCCGTCCCGCCGCGTCGGGATCGAAGTTCACCACGACGCGGTCGGTGAATCGCTTCAACAGCCGGACGTGCCCGGTGGTGAACCCGGTCCCGAGCGTCGCCACGGCGTGCACCACGCCGGCCTGGTGGAGGGCGATGACGTCCATGTATCCCTCGACCAGGATGGCGTACCCTTCCTTGCGAATCCCCTCCCGGGCGAACCCGATGCCGTAAAGGTTCTCCCCCTTGCTGAACGCCGGCGACTCGGGGGAGTTCAAATACTTCGGCTCCCCTTCCCCGAGCACCCGGCCGCCGAACCCGATCAACTCGTCCGCCAGGTTGACGATCGGGAAGATCACCCGGTCGCGGAACCGGTCGTACGTCCGGCCGGTTTCCTCCTTCTTCGCCAGCAGCCCGGCCAGGACCGCCTGCCCCTCGGCGATGCCGGCCGACGCCAGATGCCCTTTGAGG includes:
- the dnaG gene encoding DNA primase, which translates into the protein MGGRDRTDVVEAVRAQADLRSIVSDYLPLKKSGAKYRALCPFHSEKSPSFYVDADKQLFYCFGCGTGGDVFKFLMLYEKLEFPEALKSLAARYGITVPASRAPENSERQKVLGANQRALAWFREQLGRPGGETARRYLAGRGVDAGTIDRFQIGYAPDGWSGLKGHLASAGIAEGQAVLAGLLAKKEETGRTYDRFRDRVIFPIVNLADELIGFGGRVLGEGEPKYLNSPESPAFSKGENLYGIGFAREGIRKEGYAILVEGYMDVIALHQAGVVHAVATLGTGFTTGHVRLLKRFTDRVVVNFDPDAAGRAATRRSLEVLLESGFEVSVVSLPAKKDPDLFVREQGAERYRERLGAAVSYIEFLTRDVATRQDLSGTRGKVAALNEVLPFLARLDNPVSRAGHVEMIGSVLGIEDRLVLQELKEAVRGRRKSLPAGPLQAARGSWIVSESESRLLRALMDAHDVRSALLAEIEDGDLEISRIAEVVKVIRDLVVKNEDVTYPRVASLVSDEARDIITRAAALPHPPATLDEGRGCVMALRAARLERQMGDIQKRLESGGKAADVDDLLRRKVELKRRIEALRQASP
- the rpoD gene encoding RNA polymerase sigma factor RpoD is translated as MGIEEKYEEVRQLINLGRERGYLLYDEVNDVLPEEVHSPEDLDDMFLLFDSLGIEMVDSEEKYKAKLEEKAAAAEKEEVEEAKIDLSPGALEKTNDPVRMYLREMGTVPLLTREGEVEIARRIERGEKNVVKALSRSKYAIAQLLAFGNRIRNKEIRVEDLITVADDDEEGAAERKRRKLLDAMARIQRLSRKIEDLQKHLARLTEGSRRYREILHDFARVRVQLGLVIRDMGMTTGKVKDLSRKSKETAGKLKDLEDDIRSYHRRLKLTRDPKGRRDLREKVRAAEEEISRIAREMDSTPDEIKMTAEGIRLGEAMAARAKSELVEANLRLVVSIAKKYTNRGLQFLDLIQEGNIGLMKAVDKFEYKRGYKFSTYATWWIRQAITRAIADQARTIRIPVHMIETINKLVRTSRALVQEIGREPTPEEIAKKMGIPVAKVRKVLKIAQEPISLETPIGEEEDSHLGDFIEDRAVTSPVDAVIQLNLKEQTQKVLKTLSPREEMVLKMRFGVGDGSEHTLEEVGQSFAVTRERIRQIESKALRKLRHPSRSQRLRAFLESTGG